The genomic region ATCCTCTCTATTCGTTAATTTTTTTCAACGATATTGCATAGCCAATCGTTTAATCCAACTATATATTTAAATATTACTATTATTACCATCCTTGGTTCAACCCAATATAGATACCGTTTACACGATAGTTTTAAAAATAATTCTCTTTAATTCTGCTTTTACAACAAGTAAATTTAATAAGAATCTATTTCAATTTCATTAGTAATTGCCATGCTACCATTCTAATATACTTGTATGCCAGTTGTGTTATATTTAAATTATATCATATTTTTTTATAAATTCAATGTATATTTTCTTTTATTTGAATAATAATTTTCCCATTTTTAAAATATATAACACTATCAATTACCATTGTAGTGCTTAACACTTATTAAAACTTATCATATATTGAATGGTGTTATAATTTTTATATGTAAGAATAAACAAAAATAACGCCATGTAAATATCACTTCTTTTAAGTTAATATTTACATGACGTTTTTAATTAGATATCAGTTATAATTTACATTTAATCTTATATTTTTGAGTCCTTTATAACTTCCTTGAGTACCTTTGAAGATTCAAAGAGTTCTGTCTTCTCTTCCTCGTTAAGGTTAACTTCTAATATTTTTTTTACTCCCTCTCTACCTACAACTGTTGGCACTCCCATATAAATGTCATCAATTCCGTATTCACCTTTTAATAGAGATGATACAGTAAGAATAGAATTCTCATTACTTAATATTGCTTCAACTATCCTTTTTATAGCTAGGGCAACAGCATAATAAGTTGCACCCTTCTTTTGGATAATAGTATAAGCCGCTTCCTTTACTTCCTTATATATATTATACTTCAGCTCTCCATCACATTTATTAGGACATGTAGAACAGAACTCATCAACATTCATACCTGCAATACTAGTTATACTCCATGCTGCAATTTCTGAATCCCCATGTTCACCCATTATATAGGTATGAATATTTCTTGCATCAATTTCAAAATGCTTACTAAGCAAGTATTTAAATCTTGATGTGTCAAGGACAGTACCAGAACCAATTACCCTATTACTTGGAAAACCTGATAACTTATAAGTTATATAAGTCAATATATCAACAGGGTTTGACACTACTAATAATATAGAATTGGGGCTTAATTTTACAACTTCCGGGACTATGCTTTGGAATATTTTTAAATTTTTAGAAATACAATCAAGCCTTGTTTCACCTGGCTTTTGACCAACACCCGCTGTAATAATTACTATATCTGAATCTTTTGTATCCGAGTACTCTCCAGAAGTTATCTCTATTGGCCTTACGAAGGAAACGCCATGTGATAAATCCATTGCCTCGCCTTCAGCTTTATTCTTATTTATATCTACAATTACAATTTCAGTTGCAAGTCCTCCATTCATTAGAGCAAATGCTGTAGTTGATCCTACAAATCCAGCTCCAATAATGGATATTTTATTTCCTTTTGTTCTCATACAAAGACTTCCTTTCTTTATTAACATTATATACTAATTAATAATAAATATCAACTAGGTCTATTTGATTAACAAATTAAAATTATAGTTTTCTTTAAAAATAATATCCTCACAACCATATATACGTATATTATATTCATCTAGTATTTCCTTTAAAAGGTCATTAAATACATTCTCTGTAATGTTAATGTTTTTTATATTATATAATAATAATGGTGTTTTATAAATATTGTTGTTCGAAACATAATTAAATTCATTGTTTTTTATAACTATATTGTTACTTATCATTTTATTAGGATTATATATCTCTAGCCCACCAAATAATTGTGAGTTTTGAATTGTTATATTAGTGCAATTCTGAACTATATAAACTTCACCACTCTCATCAAAATGACAATCATCAATTATAATTTTATAACAACCAATATTTTCTGAGGATACATTACATATTAAATGTACCTTTCTACCTTGTGCATTATACCCAGACTCTCTTTCTATGACATTTATTGCTAAGCAATTAACCATCCTAGCATTAAATATATTACTATCCTTTATTGCACTAAGCCTAAATGAATGTTTTTTACTATTTCTTGATATACAACTATCCAATACTACATTATCAATTATTAAATTTTTATTATTAATGGAAGATGAAACAATAGCATAAGCTGTTTGTGGTGCATTTGTAACTATAATATTTTCAAGAATTATATTTTTAGCATTACATACTGCTAACCCATTTATATAAGTAGAACTAGAAATTTTCTCTGCGCAATAGATACTTAGATCTCTAATAACAATACTTTGCGCAGGAATTATCTTACCTATATACTTTCCAAGTAACGGATAGCTTAAATTAGGTGTTAACCCATATACATTTAATACAGCTCCAAAAACGCCCATAAAATCTGTAGTTCTCTTAATTATTGAGTTGTTACCATCAACAATTAAATTTTTACCGTATAACACAATCTCTTTATTACATAGATATACTTTTTCATTTTCAAAGCTTAATTTATCTATATTATTATCAAAACAATATTTTATTGCACTTTGAATAGCTAACGTATCATCTATTACTCCATTTCCTATAGCTCCAAATTCATAAACACTTAATTCTATCAATTTACCACCTCTAACGATAATTAGTTGTTGTATCCTTCATAGTATAAAAAATTTACATTAACTATTTAGTACTCCCTATGCTCTTCATAATAATTAATGCTGTATCCTCTATAGCTCTTTTAGTAACATCGATAGTTAAACACCTTGTCTTTTTCATTATTTTTTCAGCAAAATCTAATTCATCTAATATTCTTGCATCATTAGAATATTGAAAACTAGAATTAAGTCCACTAAATTTGTCCATTCTATGTTTCCTAATTTCAATAAGCTCAAAAGGATTTATTGTAAGCCCTATAATCTTTCTTCCTGGTATATTATACAATTCTTCTGGAACAGGGACTTCAGGCACTAAAGGTATATTTATAGCCTTTACTCCCTTATTAGCTAAGTACATACATAATGGGGTTTTTGAAGTTCTTGAGACACCAATGAGAACTACGTCCGCAAGCTTTATTCCATTATAATCACGACTATCATCAAACTGAATAGCAAATTCCATAGCTTCTATCCTTTTATAATATTCCTTATCCATATTCCATATTGCCCCTGGAATATATTCTGGCTGTTTATTTAATAACTTAGACGCAAGCCCTATAACCGGTCCTAAAATATTTGATATAAATACCCCTTTTTCTACACATCTTTGAACTAGGAATTCCTTCACATCTACCATAATAATAGTTGAAATAATCATTGCTTTCGAATTATCTTCTATTTTACTAATAAATTTATTAACATCTTCAGCTGTTTTAATATATGGTACTCTTTTTATTATAATACTACCTGGAAACTGACTTTCTACTGATTTTGCTACAAGTTCTGCTGTTTCTCCTATAGAATCCGATACCGCATATATTGTTAGCACCTTAACATCATCTACCTTCCTAATTTAGGTATTCCTCTTAGACTATTATTATGATAATTATATCAAATTATCCTTTTTTAATAGATCATATAATGTTGGTTTTAAATTAAATGAAGTCATTAAATCATTAACTTCGGACAAAGCCTTTTCTTTTATCTCATTTGGTATATTAGCTTTTATTGCTCTAATTAATATGTTTTTTGGAGACTGGTCTATATCTATAAATTCTAAAAGTTGTGTTTTGTATCCGGAGCATTCAAGAAGATTCGCACGCACAGCATCTGTCATAAGTGCTGAAACTCTTTCCTTTACTATTCCATACTTTGTTAGTATAGATAATGATTCCGTTTTAACTTGACTATTAAATTCATGTTGACAGCAAGGAACAGAAAAAATCATTCCACTATTCCACTTTATTGCATTGTACAAAGCATAATCAGTAGCGGTATCACATGCATGTAATGTAATTACCATATCAACCTTATTTTCATATTTAAAGCCATTTATATCCCCTAACTCAAACCTCAAATTTTCATAATTATATCTTTTAGCTATCTCGTTACATTTTTCAATTACATCTTCTTTAAGATCAAGTCCTATCATTTTCACATTAATTTTTTTAATTTCTACGAAATAGTAATATAATACAAATGTTAAATAAGACTTACCGCATCCAAAATCTATTATAGTAAGTTCCTTATAATCGTTATTTTTAATTTCGTCATCAATAACTTCAACAAATCTATTTATTTGCTTATATTTATCATATTTTGAATTAACAACCTTGCCCTCTTTTGTGAAAATCCCTAAATCTATAAGAGGCTTTATTATCATACCCTCGTTAAGAATATAATTTTTTTCTTTATTATGCCCCTTGCTTGTAAGCTTTTCATTGTCACTCATTTTGTGACCTAAATGAACCTTACCTTTTTTTGATATTTTCAAATCAAAGGTTGTAGTACCAGCCCAAGCATCAACTTGTTTATATTTTCCTTGTACATATTCCAAAATCTTTTCCTTTAAAATATCAACGTTAATATTTTCATGAAAAACTTGTTTATCAGTCGTTTTTTCTATTTGGTAATATTGTTTTTCATCATCTTCCTTTAATACAAATGTTATTTTATTATATTCTACTTCCTTATTAATTTTATTGCTAATAACTACCTTTATAATATCTTGTTTAACTATTTCATCAATTGCTTTCTTTAATTCTTCCATTTTAAGCACTCCTAGTAATTTATTTTAACTAATTCTCTATCTAATAACATTATTATATACCATGTTAATTAATACTAACACTTTAAATACTCTATTACTAAAAAAAATCAAGCACAACCTCTACTAGAGACTGTGCTTGATTTTGTAATAATACTAATATAACATAAGCTTAATTTATAAATTTTTTAATTCCTACTGCTATTCCATCATTTACAACATCACATGTTACCTTTTTAGCGTGACTTTTAACCTTTTCACTTGCATTTCCCATAGCGATACCACATCCAACTGACTCTAACATTTCTATATCATTTATACCATCTCCGAATGCATAACTATTTTCTATAGGGATATTTAAATGATTGAGTACCCTCATTATTCCTGATGCTTTTGTTTCCCTACTAGAATAAACTTCAAAAATATTACTTGATATATTATGGTTACAATCAAATTCATCCCCTTGTAATGATAAACAATACTTTTCGGCTTCTTTGCTTTTGCATAACATCTCCATTTTATAAATATCAATATCACTAATATTGTACTCACTCTTTATGTACTTCCTTGATATATCAAAGCTATCATAATATTCATATAAATTTTCATATTCACTCTTCATATATGAATATTTTTCACCTTCCAATATATACTCAATATTAAATTTCTCAAAATTATTTATTATTGTTTTTACAACATCTTTCTTAATTTCCTGTTTGTAAATTAATTCTTCTCTAACTACTACTTGTGCACCATTAGTAAACACAAAACCGTCAAACCCAAATTTTAATAATTCTTCACTTATAAACGCATATGGCCTACCAGTTGCAATAAAGATATAATTACCATCAGCTTGTAATTTTCTAATAGATTTTTCAACTTCCTTCGTTATTTCTGTAATTCCTCTTGTACAATCAATTAGTGTACCATCTATGTCAAAAAATATTACTTTTTTCATGTTTTATTCTCCTCTTTAGTTCTTATTTAATAAAAAATTTTATCTTCTACCTATATGATAAAACTTCAGTTACAACTTGTCCAATATTTAAGCTAAAATAAGTCATGGGATATTTCTTATTTCGAAATATCCCATGACTTACTTTTATATAAGTAATATATCTTTATTTATTTCTTACGAAGATATTTTCTTATGTCAACTGCAACTGCTGATACTATAATTAAACCTTTTATTATTTGTTGCCAATATGGATTAACTCCTATAAATGTTAGTCCGTAATTAATAACACTAAATATAAGTACACCTACTACAATACCAGGTACTGTACCAACACCACCAGAAACTGACCAGCCACCAACAACGCAGGCCGCGATTGCATCTAATTCGTAACCGTTACCATAATTATTTGTAGCTCCACCAGTTCTCGCCGCTTCAAGAACACCTGCTATACCATAAAGTACACCTGCTATTACATATATCCATAGCAAACATTTTTTTACATTAATACCTGAAACTATTGCAGCTTCTCTATTTCCACCTATAGCATATACATCTTTACCAAGCTTTGTCTTATTTAAAACAACATAGATTACTAATGTAACTATAATCGCTATAATTATTACATATGGAATTCCTAAAAATGATTGTGTTCCAAGTGCAGTAAAATCTGCCCTTAGACCACCTATCGGCTGTGACTTATTTGGAGGAAGATCAAAATAAATTGAGTTTGCTCCATAAACAATAACCATTGTTCCAAGTGTTGCTATAAATGGTGGTACCTCAAACTTCGATACTATAAAACCATTTAAAAGACCAACTATACCTCCAGCTAAAATACCTGCTAAAATAGGAACTACCATTGGCAAATGACCTAAATTCGGATAAAATTTACTTGTATAATCAGCCGCTTGAATCATTGAAGCAGATATAACTGCTGCAAGACCTACCACACGTCCTGCTGAAAGATCAGCTCCAGCTGTTAGAATTGCAAAACAAGCTCCAAGTGCAATTATAACTCTTGTGGAACTTTGAATCAAAATATCCTTAGCAGTGCTAAGTGAAATAAATCGTGGATCCTTTACAGCAATACCTATTATTAATACTACTAAAACAACATATATAGCATTTTGTTTAAAAAAAGCACCTATATTTTTCTTTTTAGTTATTTCCATTTACCTTACCCCCCTGACTATTACATATACTTACTAGCGAGTCCCATTACTGCTTCCTCTGTAGCATCTTTTCCATCAATAATACCTGAAAGATGCCCCTCACACATTACCATTATTCTATCAGACATACCTAAAAGCTCAGGCATTTCAGAAGATATCATTATAATACTTTTACCTTGATTTGCAAGTTCAGTAATAATTGTGTAAATTTCGAATTTTGCCCCTACATCAATACCACGTGTTGGTTCATCAAGAATCAGTATCTCTGGCACTGTAAGAAGCCACCTTGCTAGTAAAACTTTCTGCTGGTTACCACCAGATAAATTTTGTATAAGTTCTTTAAATGAAGGTGTTTTAATATTTAACTGCTTTATACTCTTATTCGAATCATCTTTACGCAATTTATCATCTAAAATCTTCACTTTATTCAAATATTTTGACTGATTTGCTATAACAATATTTTCCAAAATTGATAGTACTGGAAATATACCCGTCGCACGACGTTCCTCGGTAAGTAGAGCCATATTATGCTTTTTCGCATCCATTGGCGACTTAATTTTAACTTCTTTATCATTTATAAAAATTTTGCCTGACTCCAAACTTCTAAGACCGAAAACTGCTTCCATAATTTCTGTTCTTTGAGCTCCAACAAGTCCGCCTACACCAAGTACCTCTCCCTTTCTTAAATTAAAAGAAACATCTTTAAATGATCTTGGAAATGGTGAAGTAAATTTTTCAACCCTTAAGATCTCCTTTCCAGGCACATTTTTCCTCTCTGGAAATCTATTAGTTAGATCACGTCCAACCATTTTTTTAATTATCATATCAATAGTTAGTTCCTTAGCTTCCCAAGTACCTATCATTTTTCCATCTCTCATTACAGATACATCATCTGAAATTTGGAGGATTTCCTCCATCTTATGGGATATGTAAATTATTGCAACACCAGTCTTTTGTAAATCTCGAATTATTCTAAATAAATGACCTACTTCAGTTTCAGTAAGAGATGATGTAGGCTCATCCATAATTATAACTTTCGCATTATAGGAAACCGCTTTTGCTATTTCCATCTGTTGAACTGTCGAAACCGATAAATTTTCCACTATTGTATTAGGGTTAATATCGAGCCCAAGTTTTTCAAAAAGTTCTTTAGTATCTTTATACATTTTTTTCTCATCTACTAATTGAAAAGGTCCAATTCCATGCATTGGCAAACGTCCAAGCCACATATTCTCCATCACATTTCTAAATTTAACAGGATGAATCTCTTGATGAATCATTGCAATTCCAAGATTAAGAGCATCCTTTGAACTATTTGTTACCACATTTTGGCCATTTAATAATATTTGTCCTGAATCCTGCGTGTATATACCGAAAATACATTTCATAAGTGTAGATTTACCAGCACCGTTCTCGCCCATTAGTGCATGTACTTTTCCAGGACGCACCTTCAACGTTACATTGTCTAATGCCTTTACACCAGGAAACTCTTTGGATATATTATTTAATTCCAGCAAATAATTATCTTCCATCATTTTAACACCCCCTGTATACATTCAAATAGATAATCTCATTAATAAACCAAAGTACAATAAATTTCTATTGCACTTTAGTTTGTCCACAAACATTTAATAATTTAAAAGTATATAAACTTATTTAGCGTCGCTCATATTTTCTTTAGTTATTTGTTTGTAATCTA from Clostridium estertheticum harbors:
- a CDS encoding L-lactate dehydrogenase, which encodes MRTKGNKISIIGAGFVGSTTAFALMNGGLATEIVIVDINKNKAEGEAMDLSHGVSFVRPIEITSGEYSDTKDSDIVIITAGVGQKPGETRLDCISKNLKIFQSIVPEVVKLSPNSILLVVSNPVDILTYITYKLSGFPSNRVIGSGTVLDTSRFKYLLSKHFEIDARNIHTYIMGEHGDSEIAAWSITSIAGMNVDEFCSTCPNKCDGELKYNIYKEVKEAAYTIIQKKGATYYAVALAIKRIVEAILSNENSILTVSSLLKGEYGIDDIYMGVPTVVGREGVKKILEVNLNEEEKTELFESSKVLKEVIKDSKI
- a CDS encoding glycoside hydrolase family 55 protein, which gives rise to MIELSVYEFGAIGNGVIDDTLAIQSAIKYCFDNNIDKLSFENEKVYLCNKEIVLYGKNLIVDGNNSIIKRTTDFMGVFGAVLNVYGLTPNLSYPLLGKYIGKIIPAQSIVIRDLSIYCAEKISSSTYINGLAVCNAKNIILENIIVTNAPQTAYAIVSSSINNKNLIIDNVVLDSCISRNSKKHSFRLSAIKDSNIFNARMVNCLAINVIERESGYNAQGRKVHLICNVSSENIGCYKIIIDDCHFDESGEVYIVQNCTNITIQNSQLFGGLEIYNPNKMISNNIVIKNNEFNYVSNNNIYKTPLLLYNIKNINITENVFNDLLKEILDEYNIRIYGCEDIIFKENYNFNLLIK
- a CDS encoding pyruvate, water dikinase regulatory protein, yielding MLTIYAVSDSIGETAELVAKSVESQFPGSIIIKRVPYIKTAEDVNKFISKIEDNSKAMIISTIIMVDVKEFLVQRCVEKGVFISNILGPVIGLASKLLNKQPEYIPGAIWNMDKEYYKRIEAMEFAIQFDDSRDYNGIKLADVVLIGVSRTSKTPLCMYLANKGVKAINIPLVPEVPVPEELYNIPGRKIIGLTINPFELIEIRKHRMDKFSGLNSSFQYSNDARILDELDFAEKIMKKTRCLTIDVTKRAIEDTALIIMKSIGSTK
- a CDS encoding class I SAM-dependent methyltransferase, producing the protein MEELKKAIDEIVKQDIIKVVISNKINKEVEYNKITFVLKEDDEKQYYQIEKTTDKQVFHENINVDILKEKILEYVQGKYKQVDAWAGTTTFDLKISKKGKVHLGHKMSDNEKLTSKGHNKEKNYILNEGMIIKPLIDLGIFTKEGKVVNSKYDKYKQINRFVEVIDDEIKNNDYKELTIIDFGCGKSYLTFVLYYYFVEIKKINVKMIGLDLKEDVIEKCNEIAKRYNYENLRFELGDINGFKYENKVDMVITLHACDTATDYALYNAIKWNSGMIFSVPCCQHEFNSQVKTESLSILTKYGIVKERVSALMTDAVRANLLECSGYKTQLLEFIDIDQSPKNILIRAIKANIPNEIKEKALSEVNDLMTSFNLKPTLYDLLKKDNLI
- a CDS encoding Cof-type HAD-IIB family hydrolase — its product is MKKVIFFDIDGTLIDCTRGITEITKEVEKSIRKLQADGNYIFIATGRPYAFISEELLKFGFDGFVFTNGAQVVVREELIYKQEIKKDVVKTIINNFEKFNIEYILEGEKYSYMKSEYENLYEYYDSFDISRKYIKSEYNISDIDIYKMEMLCKSKEAEKYCLSLQGDEFDCNHNISSNIFEVYSSRETKASGIMRVLNHLNIPIENSYAFGDGINDIEMLESVGCGIAMGNASEKVKSHAKKVTCDVVNDGIAVGIKKFIN
- the mglC gene encoding galactose/methyl galactoside ABC transporter permease MglC, which encodes MEITKKKNIGAFFKQNAIYVVLVVLIIGIAVKDPRFISLSTAKDILIQSSTRVIIALGACFAILTAGADLSAGRVVGLAAVISASMIQAADYTSKFYPNLGHLPMVVPILAGILAGGIVGLLNGFIVSKFEVPPFIATLGTMVIVYGANSIYFDLPPNKSQPIGGLRADFTALGTQSFLGIPYVIIIAIIVTLVIYVVLNKTKLGKDVYAIGGNREAAIVSGINVKKCLLWIYVIAGVLYGIAGVLEAARTGGATNNYGNGYELDAIAACVVGGWSVSGGVGTVPGIVVGVLIFSVINYGLTFIGVNPYWQQIIKGLIIVSAVAVDIRKYLRKK
- a CDS encoding sugar ABC transporter ATP-binding protein — translated: MMEDNYLLELNNISKEFPGVKALDNVTLKVRPGKVHALMGENGAGKSTLMKCIFGIYTQDSGQILLNGQNVVTNSSKDALNLGIAMIHQEIHPVKFRNVMENMWLGRLPMHGIGPFQLVDEKKMYKDTKELFEKLGLDINPNTIVENLSVSTVQQMEIAKAVSYNAKVIIMDEPTSSLTETEVGHLFRIIRDLQKTGVAIIYISHKMEEILQISDDVSVMRDGKMIGTWEAKELTIDMIIKKMVGRDLTNRFPERKNVPGKEILRVEKFTSPFPRSFKDVSFNLRKGEVLGVGGLVGAQRTEIMEAVFGLRSLESGKIFINDKEVKIKSPMDAKKHNMALLTEERRATGIFPVLSILENIVIANQSKYLNKVKILDDKLRKDDSNKSIKQLNIKTPSFKELIQNLSGGNQQKVLLARWLLTVPEILILDEPTRGIDVGAKFEIYTIITELANQGKSIIMISSEMPELLGMSDRIMVMCEGHLSGIIDGKDATEEAVMGLASKYM